One Tursiops truncatus isolate mTurTru1 chromosome 3, mTurTru1.mat.Y, whole genome shotgun sequence DNA segment encodes these proteins:
- the GPX8 gene encoding probable glutathione peroxidase 8 isoform X1, with the protein MEPLTAYPLRCSGPKAKVFAVLLSMVLCTVMLFLLQLKFLKPKINSFYTFEVKDANGRTVSLEKFKGKVALVVNVASDCQLTDRNYLALQELHKEFGPFHFSVLAFPCNQFGESEPRPSKEVVSFARNNFGVTFPIFHKIKILGPEAEPAFRFLVDSSNKEPRWNFWKYLVNPEGQVVKSWRPEEPIEIIRPEIAALIRQMIIKKKEDL; encoded by the exons ATGGAGCCTCTCACAGCCTACCCTCTGAGATGTTCAGGGCCCAAAGCAAAGGTATTTGCAGTTTTGCTGTCTATGGTTCTATGTACAGTAATGTTATTTCTTCTACAACTAAAATTCCTAAAACCTAAAATCAACAGCTTTTATACATTTGAAGTGAAAGATGCAAATGGAAGAACGGTTTCTCTGGAAAAGTTTAAAGGCAAA GTTGCACTAGTTGTAAACGTGGCTAGTGACTGCCAACTCACAGACAGAAATTACTTAGCACTGCAGGAACTGCACAAAGAGTTTGGACCATTCCACTTCAGCGTCTTGGCTTTTCCATGCAATCAGTTTGGAGAATCGGAGCCCCGCCCAAGCAAGGAAGTAGTATCTTTTGCAAGAAATAACTTCGGAGTAACGTTCCCCATCTTCCACAAGATTAAGATTCTAGGACCTGAAGCAGAACCTGCATTTAGATTTCTTGTTG ATTCGTCAAACAAGGAACCAAGATGGAATTTCTGGAAGTATCTGGTCAACCCTGAAGGTCAAGTTGTGAAATCTTGGAGGCCAGAGGAACCCATTGAAATCATCAGGCCTGAGATAGCAGCTCTGATTAGACAAAtgatcataaaaaagaaagaggatctATGA
- the GPX8 gene encoding probable glutathione peroxidase 8 isoform X2, translating into MEPLTAYPLRCSGPKAKVFAVLLSMVLCTVMLFLLQLKFLKPKINSFYTFEVKDANGRTVSLEKFKGKIRQTRNQDGISGSIWSTLKVKL; encoded by the exons ATGGAGCCTCTCACAGCCTACCCTCTGAGATGTTCAGGGCCCAAAGCAAAGGTATTTGCAGTTTTGCTGTCTATGGTTCTATGTACAGTAATGTTATTTCTTCTACAACTAAAATTCCTAAAACCTAAAATCAACAGCTTTTATACATTTGAAGTGAAAGATGCAAATGGAAGAACGGTTTCTCTGGAAAAGTTTAAAGGCAAA ATTCGTCAAACAAGGAACCAAGATGGAATTTCTGGAAGTATCTGGTCAACCCTGAAGGTCAAGTTGTGA